One genomic window of Coffea eugenioides isolate CCC68of chromosome 1, Ceug_1.0, whole genome shotgun sequence includes the following:
- the LOC113751865 gene encoding 2-methylacyl-CoA dehydrogenase, mitochondrial — MWAVRSLASGFLRKQRQSAAAFSTSSFFDDSRKQFKEGVARFAQENIAPYASKIDTTNYFPEEVNLWKLMGDFGLHGITVPEEYGGLGLGYLEHCIAMEEISRASGSVGLSYGAHSNLCINQLVRNGTPTQKQKYLPKLISGEHVGALAMSEPNAGSDVISMKCRADRVDGGYILNGNKMWCTNGPVAQTLVVYAKTDIAANSKGITAFIIEKEMPGFSTAQKLDKLGMRGSDTCELVFENCFVPEENVLGQEGKGVYVMLSGLDLERLVLAGGPLGLMQACLDVVLPYVQQREQFGRPIGQFQFIQGKLADMYTSLQSSRSYVYSVAVDCDNGKIDPKDCAGVILCAAERATQVALQAIQCLGGNGYINEYMTGRLLRDAKLYEIGAGTSEIRRMIIGRELLKE, encoded by the exons ATGTGGGCAGTGAGGTCCTTGGCCTCAGGTTTTCTGAGAAAGCAGAGGCAGAGCGCTGCTGCTTTCTCCACTTCCTCATTCTTTGATGATTCACGCAAGCAG TTTAAAGAAGGTGTGGCACGTTTTGCTCAAGAAAATATTGCTCCTTATGCATCAAAAATAGACACAACAAATTATTTTCCAGAG GAGGTTAACTTATGGAAACTAATGGGAGATTTTGGTCTCCATGGAATAACAGTTCCAG AGGAATATGGAGGACTTGGCCTTGGCTATCTGGAACACTGCATAGCTATGGAGGAAATTAGTCGGGCATCTGGTTCTGTTGGGCTTTCGTATGGCGCCCACTCCAACCTTTGTATTAATCAGTTG GTGAGGAATGGGACCCCTACTCAGAAGCAAAAGTACCTGCCAAAG CTAATCAGTGGGGAGCATGTGGGAGCTCTTGCAATGAGTGAGCCAAATG CTGGTTCGGATGTTATTAGCATGAAGTGTAGAGCTGATCGAGTTGATGGAGGTTACATTCTAAATGGGAATAAGATGTGGTGCACCAATGGCCCTGTGGCTCAGACGCTG GTTGTCTATGCAAAAACAGATATTGCTGCTAATTCAAAAGGAATCACGGCATTTATCATCGAGAAGGAAATGCCCGG GTTCAGCACAGCCCAAAAATTAGATAAACTTGGAATGCGAGGGAGTGATAC ATGTGAGCTCGTTTTTGAAAATTGCTTTGTTCCAGAAGAAAATGTTCTAGGGCAAGAAGGAAAAG GAGTATATGTTATGTTGTCTGGGCTAGATTTGGAGAGGCTGGTTTTGGCAGGTGGACCTCTTGGTCTTATGCAGGCTTGTCTTGATGTTGTACTTCCATATGTCCAACAGAGAGAACAATTTGGCCGACCAATTGGCCAATTTCAATTTATACAG GGGAAACTTGCTGACATGTATACATCCTTGCAGTCTTCAAG ATCGTACGTGTATTCTGTTGCAGTAGACTGTGACAACGGAAAGATTGATCCCAAG GATTGTGCTGGGGTTATACTCTGTGCAGCTGAAAGAGCCACTCAAGTAGCTCTTCAG GCTATCCAGTGTCTTGGTGGCAATGGATACATCAATGAGTATATGACTGGACGCCTTCTTCGGGATGCCAAACTATACGAGATTGGGGCAGGCACCAGTGAGATTAGAAGAATGATAATTGGTCGCGAGCTCCTTAAAGAGTAG
- the LOC113759542 gene encoding auxin response factor 4 isoform X3 translates to MEIDLNHAIVESSEVEKNANACSCNGECDKGGCGFGCVYCSLSTSTSSCSSNASSSNPPPPSKIFMELWYACAGPVTSLPKKGNVVVYFPQGHLEQAASVSSFPALEVPSFDLQPQIFCKVLEVELLANKENDEVYTQLTLLPISEVLALRSGGKDHEEAGTEEERTEAVPIKSTSHMFCKTLTASDTSTHGGFSVPRRAAEDCFPPLNYEEPRPSQELVARDIHGVEWRFRHIYRGQPRRHLLTTGWSIFVSQKNLVSGDAVLFLRGEGGDLRLGIRRAAGLRNGLSELIIKSQNAYPRVLAPVANAVSSNTAFKIFYSTRASHADFIVPYQKYVKSINNQIPVGTRFKISIDLDNAPDRRYSGVVTGVGDVDPHRWPNSKWRCLMVRWEEDASNRHERVSPWEIDFSASFANMSIQTSPRMKKLRTCMQADVQNSSRNGADLLSPMPYTNNVSGANKAVMTPPVWNGYIPAGQVPLWDFAESARSGKVLQGQENLGLASPLYGGDKINRQLDFEMHPVAHQQFVSNGMEKANYSDFSRSQPSITYSGSMETNSFPKVLQGQEICSLKSLTGKTELNPSGWRKPELGGNILNINQRSFPSCYPLASEGIRNVVFPYNGVYKAGQDPVMLSYMANRERENHVLNSKSFRDGPTKEDGRHLSLANEPKAFEKKSIVPTTGTPLNNKKDENKGAGSVCKLFGVSLTEEAPASSSQSSSRRSCTKVHKQGNLVGRAIDLSKLKSYDDLLVELEKLFSMEGMLREPGKGWRVLYTDSEKDMMVVGDDPWPCGSISSWRKSTSF, encoded by the exons ATGGAAATTGATCTGAACCATGCAATAGTAGAGAGTAGTGAGGTGGAGAAGAATGCTAATGCATGCAGCTGTAACGGGGAATGTGACAAAGGTGGTTGTGGCTTTGGCTGTGTTTATTGCTCTTTGTCCACTTCCACCTCTTCGTGCTCTTCTAATGCTTCCTCCTCTAATCCTCCTCCTCCGTCAAAAATCTTCATGGAGCTCTGGTATGCCTGTGCTGGCCCTGTCACTAGCTTGCCCAAGAAAGGAAATGTGGTGGTCTACTTCCCTCAAGGTCACTTGGAACAGGCTGCTTCTGTCTCTTCTTTTCCTGCTTTGGAAGTTCCTTCTTTTGATCTCCAACCACAGATCTTTTGCAAGGTTTTAGAGGTCGAGCTACTT GCTAATAAGGAGAATGACGAGGTCTACACACAGCTGACTCTGCTCCCTATATCAGAG GTGCTAGCCTTGCGTTCAGGGGGAAAAGACCATGAAGAGGCGGGGACCGAAGAAGAGAGGACTGAAGCAGTGCCAATAAAATCAACCTCTCATATGTTCTGCAAAACTCTTACTGCCTCTGATACCAGCACCCATGGTGGATTTTCTGTTCCTCGAAGAGCTGCCGAAGACTGTTTCCCACCTTTG AATTATGAAGAGCCGCGGCCCTCTCAGGAACTTGTTGCTAGGGACATACATGGTGTGGAATGGAGATTTCGGcatatatatagag GCCAGCCGAGGCGGCATTTGCTTACAACTGGTTGGAGCATTTTTGTAAGCCAAAAGAATCTTGTTTCCGGTGATGCAGTTCTCTTTCTCAG GGGTGAAGGCGGGGACCTGAGGTTAGGAATAAGAAGAGCTGCTGGACTTCGAAATGGCCTCTCTGAGTTAATTATTAAAAGCCAGAATGCTTATCCCAGAGTTCTTGCGCCAGTTGCAAATGCTGTCTCAAGCAATACTGCTTTCAAGATTTTCTACAGCACAAG AGCAAGTCATGCTGATTTTATTGTACCATATCAAAAGTACGTGAAAAGCATCAATAACCAGATACCTGTTGGGACAAGATTCAAAATCAGCATTGATTTGGACAATGCTCCTGATAGAAG GTACAGTGGTGTAGTGACTGGAGTTGGTGATGTTGATCCCCACAGATGGCCAAACTCAAAGTGGAGATGCTTAATG GTCAGGTGGGAAGAAGATGCTAGCAACCGTCATGAAAGAGTTTCTCCCTGGGAAATTGATTTTTCAGCTTCTTTTGCAAACATGAGCATCCAGACTTCTCCCAGAATGAAGAAACTGCGCACCTGCATGCAAGCAGATGTGCAGAACAGCTCTAGAAATGGTGCTGATCTTCTATCACCGATGCCATATACCAACAACGTTAGCGGGGCTAACAAAGCTGTTATGACACCGCCTGTATGGAATGGTTATATTCCTG CAGGTCAGGTTCCCCTTTGGGACTTTGCGGAGTCTGCACGATCCGGTAAGGTCTTGCAAGGTCAAGAAAATTTAGGTTTAGCTTCACCTCTTTATGGCGGTGATAAGATAAACCGCCAGTTGGATTTTGAGATGCATCCTGTTGCACATCAACAATTTGTGTCAAATGGGATGGAGAAGGCAAACTACAGTGATTTTAGCAGAAGTCAGCCTTCCATCACCTACTCAGGCTCTATGGAAACAAATAGCTTTCCAAAGGTCTTGCAAGGTCAAGAAATTTGCTCACTTAAATCTCTAACTGGAAAAACTGAACTCAATCCTAGCGGTTGGAGAAAACCTGAGCTGGGCGGCAACATTTTGAACATAAATCAAAGATCCTTTCCCAGTTGTTATCCTTTAGCATCTGAAGGCATTAGAAACGTGGTTTTCCCGTACAATGGGGTCTATAAAGCTGGTCAAGATCCTGTCATGCTTTCCTATATGGCCAATCGTGAGAGAGAAAACCATGTGCTAAACTCAAAGTCCTTCAGGGATGGGCCAACTAAGGAGGATGGAAGACATCTCTCTCTAGCAAATGAGCCAAAGGCATTCGAGAAGAAGTCTATTGTCCCCACTACAGGAACACCCTTGAACAATAAAAAAGACGAGAACAAGGGAGCTGGATCTGTTTGTAAGCTATTTGGGGTTTCCCTGACTGAAGAAGCCCCTGCATCAAGTTCACAGAGTTCTAGCAGGAGAAGTTGTACAAAG GTTCACAAACAAGGCAATTTGGTGGGAAGAGCTATTGATCTGTCCAAACTGAAAAGTTATGATGACCTGCTGGTTGAGCTCGAGAAGCTGTTTAGCATGGAGGGAATGTTAAGGGAGCCTGGCAAGGGATGGCGTGTCCTGTATACTGACAGTGAGAAAGACATGATGGTTGTGGGAGATGATCCGTGGCC TTGTGGTAGCATTTCTTCATGGCGAAAGTCAACAAGTTTTTGA
- the LOC113759542 gene encoding auxin response factor 4 isoform X1, producing the protein MEIDLNHAIVESSEVEKNANACSCNGECDKGGCGFGCVYCSLSTSTSSCSSNASSSNPPPPSKIFMELWYACAGPVTSLPKKGNVVVYFPQGHLEQAASVSSFPALEVPSFDLQPQIFCKVLEVELLANKENDEVYTQLTLLPISEVLALRSGGKDHEEAGTEEERTEAVPIKSTSHMFCKTLTASDTSTHGGFSVPRRAAEDCFPPLNYEEPRPSQELVARDIHGVEWRFRHIYRGQPRRHLLTTGWSIFVSQKNLVSGDAVLFLRGEGGDLRLGIRRAAGLRNGLSELIIKSQNAYPRVLAPVANAVSSNTAFKIFYSTRASHADFIVPYQKYVKSINNQIPVGTRFKISIDLDNAPDRRYSGVVTGVGDVDPHRWPNSKWRCLMVRWEEDASNRHERVSPWEIDFSASFANMSIQTSPRMKKLRTCMQADVQNSSRNGADLLSPMPYTNNVSGANKAVMTPPVWNGYIPAGQVPLWDFAESARSGKVLQGQENLGLASPLYGGDKINRQLDFEMHPVAHQQFVSNGMEKANYSDFSRSQPSITYSGSMETNSFPKVLQGQEICSLKSLTGKTELNPSGWRKPELGGNILNINQRSFPSCYPLASEGIRNVVFPYNGVYKAGQDPVMLSYMANRERENHVLNSKSFRDGPTKEDGRHLSLANEPKAFEKKSIVPTTGTPLNNKKDENKGAGSVCKLFGVSLTEEAPASSSQSSSRRSCTKVHKQGNLVGRAIDLSKLKSYDDLLVELEKLFSMEGMLREPGKGWRVLYTDSEKDMMVVGDDPWPEFCDVVSKIHILTIEEVHKMSIGVLSDETRSCLEESPAVMDGSKSSVTAP; encoded by the exons ATGGAAATTGATCTGAACCATGCAATAGTAGAGAGTAGTGAGGTGGAGAAGAATGCTAATGCATGCAGCTGTAACGGGGAATGTGACAAAGGTGGTTGTGGCTTTGGCTGTGTTTATTGCTCTTTGTCCACTTCCACCTCTTCGTGCTCTTCTAATGCTTCCTCCTCTAATCCTCCTCCTCCGTCAAAAATCTTCATGGAGCTCTGGTATGCCTGTGCTGGCCCTGTCACTAGCTTGCCCAAGAAAGGAAATGTGGTGGTCTACTTCCCTCAAGGTCACTTGGAACAGGCTGCTTCTGTCTCTTCTTTTCCTGCTTTGGAAGTTCCTTCTTTTGATCTCCAACCACAGATCTTTTGCAAGGTTTTAGAGGTCGAGCTACTT GCTAATAAGGAGAATGACGAGGTCTACACACAGCTGACTCTGCTCCCTATATCAGAG GTGCTAGCCTTGCGTTCAGGGGGAAAAGACCATGAAGAGGCGGGGACCGAAGAAGAGAGGACTGAAGCAGTGCCAATAAAATCAACCTCTCATATGTTCTGCAAAACTCTTACTGCCTCTGATACCAGCACCCATGGTGGATTTTCTGTTCCTCGAAGAGCTGCCGAAGACTGTTTCCCACCTTTG AATTATGAAGAGCCGCGGCCCTCTCAGGAACTTGTTGCTAGGGACATACATGGTGTGGAATGGAGATTTCGGcatatatatagag GCCAGCCGAGGCGGCATTTGCTTACAACTGGTTGGAGCATTTTTGTAAGCCAAAAGAATCTTGTTTCCGGTGATGCAGTTCTCTTTCTCAG GGGTGAAGGCGGGGACCTGAGGTTAGGAATAAGAAGAGCTGCTGGACTTCGAAATGGCCTCTCTGAGTTAATTATTAAAAGCCAGAATGCTTATCCCAGAGTTCTTGCGCCAGTTGCAAATGCTGTCTCAAGCAATACTGCTTTCAAGATTTTCTACAGCACAAG AGCAAGTCATGCTGATTTTATTGTACCATATCAAAAGTACGTGAAAAGCATCAATAACCAGATACCTGTTGGGACAAGATTCAAAATCAGCATTGATTTGGACAATGCTCCTGATAGAAG GTACAGTGGTGTAGTGACTGGAGTTGGTGATGTTGATCCCCACAGATGGCCAAACTCAAAGTGGAGATGCTTAATG GTCAGGTGGGAAGAAGATGCTAGCAACCGTCATGAAAGAGTTTCTCCCTGGGAAATTGATTTTTCAGCTTCTTTTGCAAACATGAGCATCCAGACTTCTCCCAGAATGAAGAAACTGCGCACCTGCATGCAAGCAGATGTGCAGAACAGCTCTAGAAATGGTGCTGATCTTCTATCACCGATGCCATATACCAACAACGTTAGCGGGGCTAACAAAGCTGTTATGACACCGCCTGTATGGAATGGTTATATTCCTG CAGGTCAGGTTCCCCTTTGGGACTTTGCGGAGTCTGCACGATCCGGTAAGGTCTTGCAAGGTCAAGAAAATTTAGGTTTAGCTTCACCTCTTTATGGCGGTGATAAGATAAACCGCCAGTTGGATTTTGAGATGCATCCTGTTGCACATCAACAATTTGTGTCAAATGGGATGGAGAAGGCAAACTACAGTGATTTTAGCAGAAGTCAGCCTTCCATCACCTACTCAGGCTCTATGGAAACAAATAGCTTTCCAAAGGTCTTGCAAGGTCAAGAAATTTGCTCACTTAAATCTCTAACTGGAAAAACTGAACTCAATCCTAGCGGTTGGAGAAAACCTGAGCTGGGCGGCAACATTTTGAACATAAATCAAAGATCCTTTCCCAGTTGTTATCCTTTAGCATCTGAAGGCATTAGAAACGTGGTTTTCCCGTACAATGGGGTCTATAAAGCTGGTCAAGATCCTGTCATGCTTTCCTATATGGCCAATCGTGAGAGAGAAAACCATGTGCTAAACTCAAAGTCCTTCAGGGATGGGCCAACTAAGGAGGATGGAAGACATCTCTCTCTAGCAAATGAGCCAAAGGCATTCGAGAAGAAGTCTATTGTCCCCACTACAGGAACACCCTTGAACAATAAAAAAGACGAGAACAAGGGAGCTGGATCTGTTTGTAAGCTATTTGGGGTTTCCCTGACTGAAGAAGCCCCTGCATCAAGTTCACAGAGTTCTAGCAGGAGAAGTTGTACAAAG GTTCACAAACAAGGCAATTTGGTGGGAAGAGCTATTGATCTGTCCAAACTGAAAAGTTATGATGACCTGCTGGTTGAGCTCGAGAAGCTGTTTAGCATGGAGGGAATGTTAAGGGAGCCTGGCAAGGGATGGCGTGTCCTGTATACTGACAGTGAGAAAGACATGATGGTTGTGGGAGATGATCCGTGGCC TGAGTTTTGTGACGTCGTGTCAAAGATCCACATATTAACCATAGAAGAAGTGCACAAAATGTCCATTGGAGTGCTCAGTGATGAGACTCGTAGTTGTTTGGAAGAATCACCAGCAGTAATGGATGGCTCCAAGTCTTCAGTTACTGCACCCTGA
- the LOC113773281 gene encoding uncharacterized protein LOC113773281: MGRIIAHDILVHYMGNTVRIPNVDPKNYQYIDLLGDVTDKAMNDLPGNLNMLVHMKCAIPRTTSFMDISSDKSVLDMFKLHENDLVINLYLLHLNIIPTTEENMVEDRNNQLIVAQKDIGIENAPIPVVDSEGDDEIYASSSDDSWQDDIDSDLKDVIAEDRALISSSDKDENDLSDYEEIEDAQVVPDSESDQETDPMRAIMQSKMWTYNLREDIEFEKGMLFTNVDAFRAVLKDYAIQKGFSLVRLKNEKSRCTAKKNSEATSDWIVKKLISVMRDHPELTSKGVKAEMQKHGVLPRSIMKIHYDRPNVLVEPKFLRLFISFKAQRDGFLAGCRPFIGFDGCHLKSAFGGILLTVVALDGNNSLFLLAFVVEFFGPFPANIPLTFMSDRQKGLNLAYEEQVSEAAARYCCWHIYCNFKVKFPGLLLRRYFWQAAKSYDLIGHNEAMERIKNINIDAWRYLANIPKCNWARHAFSVEIKCDHVTNNFTESFNAWVGELKGKNILALAEGLRQKFMKKLHKRYQKGCTWTSSVTPHVIGKLKDIAAESRRCLLIMTSDNTFEVADYDKSYIVKLTERTCECGAFQLTGIPYKHAALGALYRREKLESYCDAAFSIDQYLKTYAFMINLIPHMNRWPPMKDVTPVVVLLSLLRRRAGRPRRNRRRAADEGAPAPQHKRSISFRCSKCGRFGHNRRTCQGAPVAEKRGSSTYTN, encoded by the exons ATGGGAAGAATTATTGCACATGATATTCTAGTCCATTACATGGGAAACACTGTCAGAATTCCTAATGTTGATCCAAAGAACTACCAATATATTGACCTTCTTGGTGATGTTACTGATAAAGCAATGAATGATTTGCCTGGAAATTTGAATATGCTTGTGCATATGAAATGTGCGATTCCAAGGACAACAAGTTTTATGGACATCAGTAGTGACAAATCAGTCCTTGATATGTTCaaacttcatgaaaatgatcttGTTATAAACCTGTACTTGTTGCACCTGAATATTATTCCTACTACAGAGGAGAATATGGTAGAGGACAGGAATAACCAACTTATTGTGGCACAGAAAGACATAGGAATTGAAAATGCTCCTATTCCTGTAGTTGACAGTGAGGGTGATGATGAGATTTATGCTTCTAGTTCTGATGACTCTTGGCAGGATGACATAGATAGTGATTTGAAAGATGTCATAGCTGAAGATAGGGCTTTAATTTCTAGTAGTGATAAGGACGAAAATGACTTGTCTGATTATGAGGAGATTGAGGATGCACAAGTTGTGCCTGATTCAGAATCTGACCAAGAGACTGATCCTATGAGAGCAATTATGCAGTCAAAAATGTGGACTTACAATCTAAGAGAGGACATTGAGTTTGAGAAAGGGATGCTATTTACCAATGTGGATGCATTTAGAGCAGTATTGAAGGACTATGCTATTCAGAAAGGATTTTCATTGGTGaggttgaaaaatgaaaagagcaGGTGCACTGCCAA GAAAAATTCAGAAGCTACATCAGATTGGATTGTAAAGAAGTTAATTTCTGTTATGAGAGATCACCCAGAATTGACAAGCAAGGGAGTAAAGGCTGAAATGCAGAAGCATGGAGTCTTGCCAA GAAGCATCATGAAGATTCACTATGATAGGCCAAACGTTCTGGTAGAGCCTAAATTTCTgagattgtttatctctttTAAGGCACAAAGAGATGGTTTCCTGGCAGGTTGCAGGCCATTTATTGGCTTTGATGGCTGCCATTTGAAAAGTGCATTTGGGGGCATTCTGTTAACTGTTGTTGCTCTTGACGGGAACAATAGTTTGTTTCTATTAGCTTTTGTTGTG GAATTCTTTGGACCATTTCCAGCCAATATTCCACTCACCTTCATGAGTGATAGACAGAAG GGACTCAACCTTGCTTATGAGGAACAAGTGTCTGAAGCTGCTGCACGATATTGCTGTTGGCACATCTACTGCAACTTCAAAGTCAAATTTCCAGGATTGCTGCTGAGGAGATATTTTTGGCAAGCAGCTAAAAGTTATGATTTGATAGGACACAATGAGGCTAtggaaagaataaaaaatattaatatagaTGCTTGGAGATACTTAGCAAACATTCCTAAGTGTAATTGGGCAAGGCATGCATTTTCTGTTGAAATTAAGTGTGATCATGTCACCAATAATTTCACAGAATCTTTTAATGCATGGGTTGGAGAATTGAAAGGAAAGAATATACTTGCTCTGGCTGAAGGATTGAGgcaaaaattcatgaaaaaattgCATAAGAGGTATCAAAAAGGCTGCACATGGACATCTAGTGTTACTCCACATGTGATTGGCAAGTTGAAGGATATTGCAGCTGAATCAAGAAGGTGTTTACTGATAATGACAAGTGACAACACGTTTGAAGTAGCAGACTATGATAAGTCCTATATAGTCAAGTTAACTGAGAGGACATGTGAATGCGGGGCTTTCCAGTTGACAGGCATTCCTTACAAGCATGCTGCACTAGGAGCTCTTTATAGAAGGGAGAAACTGGAAAGCTACTGTGATGCAGCTTTTTCCATTGATCAATACTTGAAAACGTATGCATTCATGATCAATCTAATTCCACATATGAATAGGTGGCCTCCAATGAAAGATGTGACACCAGTAGTAGTTTTGCTATCACTACTTAGAAGAAGAGCTGGTAGACCAAGAAGAAATAGGAGAAGAGCAGCTGATGAAGGAGCTCCTGCACCTCAACACAAGAGATCAATCAGTTTCAGGTGCTCAAAGTGTGGCAGATTTGGACATAATAGGAGAACTTGTCAAGGAGCTCCTGTTGCTGAAAAAAGAGGGAGCAGTACTTATACAAATTAG
- the LOC113759542 gene encoding auxin response factor 4 isoform X2 yields MEIDLNHAIVESSEVEKNANACSCNGECDKGGCGFGCVYCSLSTSTSSCSSNASSSNPPPPSKIFMELWYACAGPVTSLPKKGNVVVYFPQGHLEQAASVSSFPALEVPSFDLQPQIFCKVLEVELLANKENDEVYTQLTLLPISEVLALRSGGKDHEEAGTEEERTEAVPIKSTSHMFCKTLTASDTSTHGGFSVPRRAAEDCFPPLNYEEPRPSQELVARDIHGVEWRFRHIYRGQPRRHLLTTGWSIFVSQKNLVSGDAVLFLRGEGGDLRLGIRRAAGLRNGLSELIIKSQNAYPRVLAPVANAVSSNTAFKIFYSTRASHADFIVPYQKYVKSINNQIPVGTRFKISIDLDNAPDRRYSGVVTGVGDVDPHRWPNSKWRCLMVRWEEDASNRHERVSPWEIDFSASFANMSIQTSPRMKKLRTCMQADVQNSSRNGADLLSPMPYTNNVSGANKAVMTPPVWNGYIPGQVPLWDFAESARSGKVLQGQENLGLASPLYGGDKINRQLDFEMHPVAHQQFVSNGMEKANYSDFSRSQPSITYSGSMETNSFPKVLQGQEICSLKSLTGKTELNPSGWRKPELGGNILNINQRSFPSCYPLASEGIRNVVFPYNGVYKAGQDPVMLSYMANRERENHVLNSKSFRDGPTKEDGRHLSLANEPKAFEKKSIVPTTGTPLNNKKDENKGAGSVCKLFGVSLTEEAPASSSQSSSRRSCTKVHKQGNLVGRAIDLSKLKSYDDLLVELEKLFSMEGMLREPGKGWRVLYTDSEKDMMVVGDDPWPEFCDVVSKIHILTIEEVHKMSIGVLSDETRSCLEESPAVMDGSKSSVTAP; encoded by the exons ATGGAAATTGATCTGAACCATGCAATAGTAGAGAGTAGTGAGGTGGAGAAGAATGCTAATGCATGCAGCTGTAACGGGGAATGTGACAAAGGTGGTTGTGGCTTTGGCTGTGTTTATTGCTCTTTGTCCACTTCCACCTCTTCGTGCTCTTCTAATGCTTCCTCCTCTAATCCTCCTCCTCCGTCAAAAATCTTCATGGAGCTCTGGTATGCCTGTGCTGGCCCTGTCACTAGCTTGCCCAAGAAAGGAAATGTGGTGGTCTACTTCCCTCAAGGTCACTTGGAACAGGCTGCTTCTGTCTCTTCTTTTCCTGCTTTGGAAGTTCCTTCTTTTGATCTCCAACCACAGATCTTTTGCAAGGTTTTAGAGGTCGAGCTACTT GCTAATAAGGAGAATGACGAGGTCTACACACAGCTGACTCTGCTCCCTATATCAGAG GTGCTAGCCTTGCGTTCAGGGGGAAAAGACCATGAAGAGGCGGGGACCGAAGAAGAGAGGACTGAAGCAGTGCCAATAAAATCAACCTCTCATATGTTCTGCAAAACTCTTACTGCCTCTGATACCAGCACCCATGGTGGATTTTCTGTTCCTCGAAGAGCTGCCGAAGACTGTTTCCCACCTTTG AATTATGAAGAGCCGCGGCCCTCTCAGGAACTTGTTGCTAGGGACATACATGGTGTGGAATGGAGATTTCGGcatatatatagag GCCAGCCGAGGCGGCATTTGCTTACAACTGGTTGGAGCATTTTTGTAAGCCAAAAGAATCTTGTTTCCGGTGATGCAGTTCTCTTTCTCAG GGGTGAAGGCGGGGACCTGAGGTTAGGAATAAGAAGAGCTGCTGGACTTCGAAATGGCCTCTCTGAGTTAATTATTAAAAGCCAGAATGCTTATCCCAGAGTTCTTGCGCCAGTTGCAAATGCTGTCTCAAGCAATACTGCTTTCAAGATTTTCTACAGCACAAG AGCAAGTCATGCTGATTTTATTGTACCATATCAAAAGTACGTGAAAAGCATCAATAACCAGATACCTGTTGGGACAAGATTCAAAATCAGCATTGATTTGGACAATGCTCCTGATAGAAG GTACAGTGGTGTAGTGACTGGAGTTGGTGATGTTGATCCCCACAGATGGCCAAACTCAAAGTGGAGATGCTTAATG GTCAGGTGGGAAGAAGATGCTAGCAACCGTCATGAAAGAGTTTCTCCCTGGGAAATTGATTTTTCAGCTTCTTTTGCAAACATGAGCATCCAGACTTCTCCCAGAATGAAGAAACTGCGCACCTGCATGCAAGCAGATGTGCAGAACAGCTCTAGAAATGGTGCTGATCTTCTATCACCGATGCCATATACCAACAACGTTAGCGGGGCTAACAAAGCTGTTATGACACCGCCTGTATGGAATGGTTATATTCCTG GTCAGGTTCCCCTTTGGGACTTTGCGGAGTCTGCACGATCCGGTAAGGTCTTGCAAGGTCAAGAAAATTTAGGTTTAGCTTCACCTCTTTATGGCGGTGATAAGATAAACCGCCAGTTGGATTTTGAGATGCATCCTGTTGCACATCAACAATTTGTGTCAAATGGGATGGAGAAGGCAAACTACAGTGATTTTAGCAGAAGTCAGCCTTCCATCACCTACTCAGGCTCTATGGAAACAAATAGCTTTCCAAAGGTCTTGCAAGGTCAAGAAATTTGCTCACTTAAATCTCTAACTGGAAAAACTGAACTCAATCCTAGCGGTTGGAGAAAACCTGAGCTGGGCGGCAACATTTTGAACATAAATCAAAGATCCTTTCCCAGTTGTTATCCTTTAGCATCTGAAGGCATTAGAAACGTGGTTTTCCCGTACAATGGGGTCTATAAAGCTGGTCAAGATCCTGTCATGCTTTCCTATATGGCCAATCGTGAGAGAGAAAACCATGTGCTAAACTCAAAGTCCTTCAGGGATGGGCCAACTAAGGAGGATGGAAGACATCTCTCTCTAGCAAATGAGCCAAAGGCATTCGAGAAGAAGTCTATTGTCCCCACTACAGGAACACCCTTGAACAATAAAAAAGACGAGAACAAGGGAGCTGGATCTGTTTGTAAGCTATTTGGGGTTTCCCTGACTGAAGAAGCCCCTGCATCAAGTTCACAGAGTTCTAGCAGGAGAAGTTGTACAAAG GTTCACAAACAAGGCAATTTGGTGGGAAGAGCTATTGATCTGTCCAAACTGAAAAGTTATGATGACCTGCTGGTTGAGCTCGAGAAGCTGTTTAGCATGGAGGGAATGTTAAGGGAGCCTGGCAAGGGATGGCGTGTCCTGTATACTGACAGTGAGAAAGACATGATGGTTGTGGGAGATGATCCGTGGCC TGAGTTTTGTGACGTCGTGTCAAAGATCCACATATTAACCATAGAAGAAGTGCACAAAATGTCCATTGGAGTGCTCAGTGATGAGACTCGTAGTTGTTTGGAAGAATCACCAGCAGTAATGGATGGCTCCAAGTCTTCAGTTACTGCACCCTGA